One window of Kosakonia cowanii JCM 10956 = DSM 18146 genomic DNA carries:
- a CDS encoding DUF805 domain-containing protein: MDWYFWVLRNYATFHGRAHRREFWMFTLVNIILFGVLNVIDSIVGWHHILSLVYALLMLVPTLAVQVRRLHDTNRSWRWLLLMIIPLFGSLVLLAFYSQRGTPQENEFGPEPQPFPQIVHATERGA, from the coding sequence ATGGACTGGTATTTCTGGGTACTTCGTAATTACGCCACTTTCCACGGACGCGCCCATCGCCGCGAATTCTGGATGTTCACACTCGTTAACATCATCCTGTTCGGCGTGCTGAATGTGATTGACAGTATCGTGGGCTGGCACCATATCTTAAGCCTTGTTTACGCCCTGCTGATGCTGGTGCCGACGCTGGCGGTACAGGTGCGCCGCCTGCATGACACCAATCGCAGCTGGCGCTGGCTGCTGCTGATGATTATTCCGCTGTTTGGCTCGCTGGTGCTGCTCGCGTTTTATAGCCAGCGCGGCACGCCGCAGGAGAACGAATTCGGCCCGGAACCGCAGCCCTTCCCGCAAATAGTGCATGCGACCGAGCGCGGCGCGTAG
- the exuR gene encoding transcriptional regulator ExuR, whose protein sequence is MEISEPRRLYQQLAAELKSRIEQGVYLVGEKLPAERFIADEKSVSRTVVREAIIMLEVEGYVEVRKGSGIHVISNQARHTQAPDENLEFASYGPFELLQARQLIESNIAEFAATQVTKQDIMKLMEIQDKARKEKCFRDSEWDLQFHVQVALATQNTALAAIVEKMWTQRVHNPYWKKLHDHIDLRTVDNWCDDHDQILKALIRKDPHGAKLAMWQHLENTKQMLFNETSDDFEFNADRYLFADNPVVHLDTAANGTK, encoded by the coding sequence ACCACGACGTCTCTACCAGCAACTTGCCGCCGAGCTTAAAAGCCGGATTGAGCAAGGCGTTTATCTTGTGGGAGAGAAGCTGCCCGCCGAACGCTTTATCGCCGATGAGAAAAGCGTCAGCCGGACCGTGGTGCGTGAAGCGATCATCATGCTCGAAGTGGAGGGGTATGTCGAAGTGCGTAAAGGCTCCGGCATTCACGTTATCTCCAACCAGGCGCGCCATACACAAGCACCGGATGAGAATCTTGAGTTCGCCAGCTACGGTCCTTTTGAGCTGCTGCAGGCGCGCCAGCTGATTGAGAGCAATATCGCGGAGTTCGCTGCTACGCAGGTGACGAAGCAGGACATCATGAAGCTGATGGAGATCCAGGACAAAGCGCGCAAAGAGAAGTGCTTTCGCGACTCTGAATGGGATTTGCAGTTCCACGTACAGGTGGCGCTGGCAACGCAGAATACGGCCCTGGCCGCTATCGTTGAAAAGATGTGGACGCAGCGCGTGCATAACCCCTACTGGAAGAAACTGCACGACCATATCGATCTGCGCACCGTTGATAACTGGTGCGACGATCATGACCAGATCCTGAAAGCGCTGATCCGTAAAGATCCCCACGGCGCGAAGCTGGCGATGTGGCAGCACCTGGAGAACACCAAACAGATGCTGTTTAACGAAACCAGCGACGACTTTGAGTTCAATGCCGACCGCTACCTCTTCGCCGATAACCCGGTCGTTCATCTCGATACGGCGGCTAACGGCACGAAATAA
- a CDS encoding DUF883 family protein: protein MSKDNADHLRAELKSLADTLEEVLGNSGEKSKEELSKLRTKAEKALRNSRDRLGDTGDVIARQTREAAARTDEYVRDNPWASVGIGAAIGVVLGVLMSRR, encoded by the coding sequence ATGTCGAAAGATAATGCTGACCATCTGCGCGCTGAGTTGAAATCGCTGGCGGACACCCTGGAAGAAGTGCTGGGTAATTCTGGTGAAAAATCGAAAGAAGAGCTGAGCAAGCTGCGTACCAAAGCGGAAAAAGCGCTGCGTAACAGCCGCGACCGCCTGGGCGATACCGGCGATGTTATTGCTCGTCAGACCCGCGAAGCTGCTGCCCGTACCGACGAGTACGTGCGTGATAATCCGTGGGCCAGCGTTGGCATCGGCGCCGCAATCGGCGTGGTGTTAGGCGTTCTGATGTCGCGTCGCTGA
- a CDS encoding glutamine amidotransferase produces MEQKSILILQMGNAPQTMRDAHGDVPLWFCQLLGCELDDVEVIRVFEGEVLPAPDPRRAAIITGSWAMVTDRLPWSEQTAAWIREAMAMEMPLFGVCYGHQLMAWALGGDVQYHKDGREAGTKTVYLNAAAAHEPLLAHLEESFPAHLTHRQTVTRLPIGVTVLGASVHDPHQIVRYGPNAFSVQFHPEMRPEIATDLLRLNRPHIEKEGGDTDSLIAGVIPAPDAAEILRRFMQEAFRQERALSLRAAS; encoded by the coding sequence ATGGAACAAAAATCGATTTTGATTCTCCAGATGGGGAACGCTCCACAGACCATGCGCGACGCGCACGGCGATGTGCCACTCTGGTTTTGCCAACTGCTGGGATGTGAGCTTGATGATGTCGAGGTGATCCGCGTGTTCGAAGGCGAAGTGCTGCCGGCACCGGATCCGCGTCGGGCGGCGATCATCACCGGATCCTGGGCGATGGTTACGGACAGATTGCCCTGGAGCGAGCAGACCGCTGCGTGGATCCGCGAGGCGATGGCGATGGAAATGCCGCTGTTTGGCGTCTGCTATGGTCATCAACTGATGGCCTGGGCGCTGGGCGGCGATGTGCAGTACCACAAAGATGGGCGTGAAGCGGGAACCAAAACCGTTTATCTCAATGCCGCCGCCGCTCACGAGCCGCTGCTTGCGCATCTTGAAGAGAGCTTTCCCGCCCACCTGACCCATCGACAGACGGTTACCCGTTTACCCATTGGCGTTACGGTGCTTGGTGCCTCGGTTCACGATCCGCATCAGATCGTGCGTTACGGGCCGAATGCGTTTTCGGTGCAGTTTCACCCCGAAATGCGACCGGAGATCGCCACCGATCTGCTACGGCTTAACCGTCCCCATATCGAAAAAGAGGGTGGCGACACCGACAGCTTAATCGCTGGCGTCATACCCGCGCCGGATGCGGCGGAGATTTTACGGCGGTTTATGCAGGAGGCATTCAGACAGGAGAGGGCGCTTTCACTGCGCGCGGCCTCATAA
- the yqjA gene encoding DedA family general envelope maintenance protein YqjA, protein MELLSQLLHALWSQDFETLSQPGMIGMLYFVLFVILFLENGLLPAAFLPGDSLLVLVGVLIAKGALGYPQTLLLLTVAASTGCWLSYIQGRWLGNTRLVQKWLSHLPAHYHQRAHHLFHKHGLSALLVGRFIAFVRTLLPTIAGLSGLSNTRFQFFNWMSGLLWVLILTTLGYLLGITPVFKKYEDALMSCLMLLPVVLLVIGLVGSLVVLWKKKHSNRS, encoded by the coding sequence ATGGAACTTTTAAGCCAGTTACTTCACGCCCTTTGGAGCCAGGATTTTGAGACGCTGTCGCAGCCTGGCATGATCGGCATGCTCTATTTCGTTTTATTTGTCATTTTATTTCTGGAAAACGGTTTGCTGCCGGCGGCGTTTCTGCCCGGTGATAGCCTGCTGGTGCTGGTTGGCGTATTGATTGCCAAAGGTGCGCTGGGCTATCCGCAAACTCTGTTACTGCTTACCGTCGCTGCAAGTACCGGCTGCTGGCTGAGCTACATTCAGGGGCGCTGGCTTGGCAACACGCGGCTGGTGCAGAAATGGCTCTCTCATCTTCCAGCCCACTACCACCAGCGCGCGCACCATCTGTTCCATAAACATGGGCTGTCGGCGCTGTTAGTCGGGCGCTTTATCGCATTTGTTCGCACATTGCTGCCAACTATTGCCGGACTCTCTGGTCTGAGCAATACGCGTTTTCAATTTTTCAACTGGATGAGCGGCCTGCTGTGGGTGCTGATCCTGACAACGCTGGGTTACCTGTTGGGCATCACGCCGGTGTTTAAAAAGTATGAAGATGCGTTGATGTCCTGTTTGATGCTGCTTCCGGTGGTGCTGCTGGTGATTGGCCTGGTTGGCTCACTGGTGGTGTTGTGGAAGAAAAAACATAGCAATCGGAGCTAA
- a CDS encoding DUF1090 domain-containing protein: MKNRIAMALALFSVSAFSHAASPCQEKEHEIQREISYAEKHNNQSRIDGLNKALREVRANCSDEKLRAAHQKKIAEQKEEIAERRRDLSEAKQKGDADKIHKREHKLKEAQQELKSLEARDY, encoded by the coding sequence ATGAAAAACCGCATCGCTATGGCGCTGGCTCTTTTTTCTGTTAGCGCTTTTTCCCATGCTGCTTCACCGTGTCAGGAAAAAGAGCATGAGATCCAACGCGAAATCAGCTATGCCGAAAAGCATAACAATCAGAGCCGTATTGACGGGTTGAATAAAGCCCTGCGCGAAGTTCGCGCCAACTGTTCTGATGAGAAGCTGCGCGCTGCGCATCAGAAGAAAATCGCTGAACAGAAAGAAGAGATTGCCGAGCGCCGTCGTGACCTGAGCGAAGCGAAACAGAAAGGCGATGCGGACAAGATTCACAAGCGAGAGCACAAGCTGAAAGAGGCTCAGCAGGAGCTGAAATCTCTTGAAGCGCGTGACTACTGA
- a CDS encoding glutathione S-transferase family protein — protein sequence MGQLIDGVWHDTWYDTKSTGGRFKRSESAFRNWLTADGAAGPSGEGGFAAEKDRYHLYVSLACPWAHRTLILRKLKGLEPFLPVSVVHPLMLENGWTFGDDFPAATGDTLYQHEFLYQLYLHADPHYTGRVTVPVVWDKKNHTIVSNESADIIRMFNTAFDGLGAKAGDYYPPELREKIDELNGWIYDNVNNGVYKAGFATSQQAYDEAVTGVFSALERLEQILGRHRYLTGDRLTEADIRLWTTLVRFDPVYVTHFKCDKRRISDYLNLHGFLRDLYQMPGIAETVDFAHIRNHYYRSHKTLNPTGIISIGPWQDLDEPHGRDSRFS from the coding sequence ATGGGACAACTGATTGACGGCGTCTGGCACGACACCTGGTATGACACCAAATCCACCGGCGGGCGCTTTAAACGTTCAGAATCGGCGTTTCGTAACTGGCTGACCGCCGATGGCGCTGCCGGCCCCTCTGGCGAAGGCGGGTTTGCCGCTGAAAAAGATCGCTACCATCTCTATGTTTCGCTCGCCTGCCCCTGGGCACACCGCACGCTGATTTTGCGTAAGCTGAAAGGTCTGGAGCCTTTTTTACCGGTTTCGGTGGTGCATCCGTTGATGCTGGAAAATGGCTGGACCTTTGGCGATGATTTTCCCGCCGCGACGGGCGATACCCTCTATCAGCATGAGTTTCTCTATCAACTCTATCTGCATGCCGATCCGCACTATACCGGGCGCGTAACGGTGCCTGTGGTGTGGGATAAGAAGAACCACACCATCGTCAGCAATGAATCGGCGGATATTATTCGCATGTTCAATACCGCATTTGATGGGCTGGGTGCTAAAGCCGGGGATTACTACCCGCCTGAGCTGCGCGAGAAGATTGACGAGCTGAATGGCTGGATCTACGACAATGTGAATAACGGCGTCTACAAAGCCGGTTTCGCCACCAGCCAACAGGCCTATGATGAAGCGGTAACCGGGGTGTTTAGTGCGCTGGAGCGCCTGGAGCAGATCCTTGGGCGGCACCGCTATTTGACGGGCGATCGCCTGACCGAAGCGGATATCCGTTTATGGACAACGCTGGTGCGCTTCGATCCGGTCTATGTGACGCACTTTAAATGCGATAAGCGCCGCATCAGTGATTACCTTAACCTGCATGGTTTCCTGCGCGACCTCTACCAGATGCCGGGCATTGCCGAGACGGTTGATTTTGCGCATATCCGCAATCACTACTATCGCAGCCATAAAACGCTGAACCCGACAGGGATTATCTCTATCGGCCCGTGGCAGGATCTTGATGAACCGCACGGTCGTGACAGCCGTTTTTCCTGA
- a CDS encoding phage holin family protein, whose protein sequence is MADSRYAQGPGKSALGIGQRMLTILVEMVETRLRLAVVELEEEKANLFQLLLMVGLTMLFAAFGLMSLMVLIIWAVDPQYRLNVMIATTVVLLVLALIGGISTLRKARASTLLRHTRQELSNDRALLEDDKS, encoded by the coding sequence ATGGCGGATTCACGATACGCGCAAGGGCCTGGCAAAAGCGCGCTCGGGATTGGTCAGCGTATGCTGACCATTCTGGTTGAAATGGTTGAGACCCGCCTGCGGCTGGCGGTTGTTGAGCTTGAAGAAGAGAAAGCCAACTTATTCCAGCTGCTCCTGATGGTGGGGCTGACCATGCTTTTCGCCGCATTTGGCCTGATGAGTCTGATGGTGCTAATTATTTGGGCCGTCGATCCGCAATATCGCTTGAATGTGATGATTGCAACCACCGTAGTGTTACTGGTGCTGGCGCTGATAGGCGGCATTTCGACACTGCGTAAAGCGCGGGCCTCGACACTGCTGCGTCACACGCGCCAGGAGTTGTCGAACGATCGCGCCTTGCTGGAGGACGATAAATCGTGA
- a CDS encoding LysR family transcriptional regulator has product MAKERALTLEALRVMDAIDRRGSFAAAADELGRVPSALSYTMQKLEEELDVVLFDRSGHRTKFTNVGRMLLERGRVLLEAADKLTTDAEALARGWETHLTLVTEALVPTVELFPLVERLAAKATTQLSIITEVLAGAWERLEQGRADIVIAPDMHFRSSSEINSRKLYTVMNVYVAAPQHPIHQEPEPLSEVTRVKYRGVAVADTARERPVLTVQLLDKQPRLTVSTIEDKRQALLAGLGVATMPYPLVERDIAEGRLRVVSPEYTSEVDIIMAWRRDSMGEGKSWCLREIPKLFAGK; this is encoded by the coding sequence ATGGCCAAAGAAAGGGCACTGACGCTGGAAGCACTGCGCGTGATGGATGCAATTGACCGCCGCGGTAGCTTTGCCGCCGCTGCGGATGAACTGGGGCGCGTCCCCTCCGCACTCAGCTACACCATGCAAAAACTTGAAGAAGAGCTGGATGTGGTGCTGTTTGACCGCTCCGGCCACCGCACCAAATTCACCAATGTCGGGCGTATGCTGCTGGAGCGCGGGCGCGTTCTGCTGGAAGCGGCTGATAAGTTGACGACCGACGCCGAAGCGCTGGCGCGCGGCTGGGAAACCCATTTAACGCTGGTGACGGAAGCGCTTGTACCGACGGTGGAGCTGTTTCCGCTGGTGGAGAGGCTGGCGGCGAAAGCCACCACCCAACTATCGATTATCACCGAAGTGCTGGCGGGAGCCTGGGAGCGGCTGGAGCAGGGGCGGGCAGATATTGTTATCGCGCCGGATATGCACTTTCGCTCCTCATCGGAGATCAACTCCCGCAAGCTCTATACCGTGATGAACGTCTATGTCGCCGCGCCGCAGCACCCGATTCATCAAGAGCCGGAGCCACTCTCTGAAGTGACGCGCGTGAAGTATCGCGGCGTGGCGGTAGCAGATACCGCCCGCGAACGCCCGGTACTTACGGTTCAGCTGCTGGATAAACAGCCGAGGCTGACGGTCAGTACAATTGAAGATAAACGCCAGGCGCTACTCGCCGGGCTGGGCGTCGCCACCATGCCCTATCCGCTGGTTGAGCGTGATATTGCGGAGGGCCGCCTGCGCGTGGTCAGCCCGGAATACACCAGCGAGGTGGATATTATTATGGCCTGGCGCCGCGACAGCATGGGCGAGGGCAAATCGTGGTGCCTGCGCGAGATACCCAAGCTTTTTGCCGGTAAATAA
- the mzrA gene encoding EnvZ/OmpR regulon moderator MzrA has translation MELRAPFLRWVFTSLTAAALFCVLFLAWTAVQNRESTLAIRPLTQNITVPDGFSIWHHLDANGIHFKSITPQDDTLLIKFDSSEQSAAAKAVLDRTLPQGYVIAAQDDADTQTSAWLNRLRNSTHRFG, from the coding sequence ATGGAACTGCGTGCGCCTTTTCTGCGCTGGGTATTTACAAGCCTCACTGCTGCGGCGCTCTTTTGCGTGCTGTTTCTCGCCTGGACGGCGGTGCAAAATCGCGAGTCGACGCTTGCGATCCGCCCGCTGACGCAAAACATTACCGTGCCGGATGGATTCTCCATCTGGCATCATCTCGACGCCAACGGCATTCACTTTAAAAGCATCACCCCGCAGGATGACACCCTGCTGATTAAATTCGACTCCAGCGAGCAGAGCGCCGCCGCCAAGGCCGTTCTGGATCGCACTCTCCCCCAGGGGTATGTCATTGCCGCTCAGGATGATGCCGACACCCAAACTTCTGCGTGGCTTAACCGCCTGCGCAACAGCACACACAGATTCGGCTAA
- a CDS encoding pirin family protein yields the protein MITTRTAKQCGQADFGWLKARYTFSFGHYFDPKLLGYASLRVLNQEVLAPGASLQPRAYPKVDILNLILEGEAEYRDSEGHHVQAKAGEALLIATQPGISYSEHNLSKDKSLTRMQLWLDACPERENAPVQKLTLADGTCQLLASPDGDKGSMQLRQQVWLHHISLNKGEELKIELHGPRAYLQSIHGTVHAVTHHKEQEALTCGDGAFIRDEATITLVADTPLRALLVDLPV from the coding sequence ATGATTACTACCCGAACGGCAAAACAGTGCGGACAAGCTGACTTCGGCTGGCTTAAAGCTCGCTACACCTTCTCCTTTGGACACTACTTTGATCCCAAACTGCTGGGTTATGCATCACTGCGCGTGCTGAACCAGGAAGTGCTCGCACCAGGGGCTTCTTTGCAGCCGCGCGCCTATCCGAAAGTGGATATTTTGAATCTGATTCTGGAAGGTGAAGCGGAGTACCGCGACAGCGAAGGTCATCATGTGCAGGCCAAAGCGGGTGAAGCGCTGCTTATCGCAACCCAGCCAGGCATCAGTTACAGTGAGCACAATCTGAGTAAAGACAAGTCGCTTACGCGCATGCAGCTATGGCTGGATGCCTGCCCGGAGCGGGAAAACGCGCCGGTGCAGAAGCTGACCCTTGCTGATGGTACCTGCCAGTTGCTGGCCTCGCCCGATGGCGATAAAGGTAGCATGCAGCTGCGTCAGCAGGTGTGGCTGCACCATATTTCGCTTAATAAAGGCGAAGAGCTGAAAATCGAATTACACGGACCGCGAGCCTATCTGCAGTCCATTCACGGGACGGTGCATGCCGTCACCCATCACAAAGAGCAAGAAGCCCTCACCTGCGGTGATGGCGCTTTCATTCGTGATGAAGCCACTATCACGCTGGTCGCCGACACGCCGCTTCGCGCGCTGTTGGTTGATTTACCGGTGTAA
- the garK gene encoding glycerate 2-kinase — protein sequence MKIVIAPDSYKESLSATQVAQAIEKGFREIFPDAHYVSVPVADGGEGTVEAMIAATQGAMHTARVTGPLGEPVEACWGSSGDGATAFIEMAAASGLALVAPQLRNPLITTSRGTGELILQALNKGASNIIIGIGGSATNDGGAGMVQALGARLMDANGKEIGHGGGSLIGLNHIDLSGLDPRLQECTIRVACDVTNPLTGESGASRIFGPQKGATEAMIVELDRSLDHFAEVIKKDLHIDVKRVPGSGAAGGMGAALMAFLGAELRSGIEIVTQALNLEEHIHDCTLVVTGEGRIDSQSIHGKVPVGVAQVAKKYHKPVIGIAGSLTSDVGVVHQYGIDAVFSVLTTIGTLEEAFRGAFDNIYRASRNIAATLAVGMSTEG from the coding sequence ATGAAAATCGTAATCGCCCCAGACTCTTATAAAGAAAGCCTCTCTGCGACGCAGGTCGCGCAGGCAATAGAAAAAGGATTTCGGGAGATCTTTCCCGATGCGCACTATGTCTCTGTTCCTGTCGCGGATGGCGGTGAAGGTACCGTTGAAGCCATGATCGCCGCCACGCAGGGCGCGATGCATACCGCCCGCGTGACCGGCCCGCTGGGCGAGCCGGTTGAGGCCTGCTGGGGAAGCTCGGGCGATGGCGCGACCGCTTTTATTGAGATGGCGGCGGCAAGCGGGCTGGCACTGGTCGCGCCTCAATTACGTAATCCGTTAATTACCACGTCGCGCGGCACCGGGGAGCTTATTTTGCAGGCGCTAAATAAGGGGGCGAGCAACATTATCATCGGCATTGGCGGCAGCGCGACCAATGACGGCGGGGCCGGTATGGTGCAGGCGCTGGGCGCGCGTCTTATGGATGCTAACGGCAAAGAGATTGGTCACGGCGGCGGTAGCCTGATCGGCCTCAATCATATTGATCTCTCTGGCCTCGATCCGCGCTTGCAGGAGTGTACGATCCGCGTGGCCTGCGATGTGACCAACCCGCTCACCGGCGAGAGCGGCGCATCGCGTATATTCGGCCCGCAAAAGGGGGCGACAGAAGCGATGATCGTCGAACTGGATCGCAGCCTGGATCACTTTGCCGAGGTGATCAAAAAAGATCTGCATATCGATGTGAAGCGTGTTCCGGGATCGGGCGCGGCAGGCGGCATGGGGGCGGCGCTGATGGCGTTTCTCGGTGCGGAACTGCGCAGTGGCATTGAAATTGTTACCCAGGCGCTCAATCTGGAGGAGCATATCCACGACTGCACGCTGGTAGTGACGGGCGAAGGGCGCATCGACAGCCAGAGCATTCACGGCAAAGTGCCGGTGGGCGTGGCGCAAGTAGCGAAAAAATACCATAAGCCGGTGATTGGTATCGCCGGCAGTTTGACCAGCGATGTCGGCGTGGTGCATCAGTACGGTATCGACGCGGTGTTCAGTGTGTTGACCACGATTGGCACGCTGGAGGAGGCGTTTCGCGGCGCGTTTGACAACATTTACCGTGCCTCGCGAAATATCGCGGCGACGCTGGCGGTGGGAATGTCGACGGAAGGGTGA
- the garR gene encoding 2-hydroxy-3-oxopropionate reductase, which yields MTIKVGFIGLGIMGKPMSKNLIKAGYSLVVVDRNSDAVGELVAAGAETASNAKAIAEQCDVIITMLPNSPHVKEVALGEGGIIEGARAGTVLIDMSSIAPLASREISEALKAKGVEMLDAPVSGGEPKAIDGTLSVMVGGDKAVFDKHYDLMKAMAGSVVHTGDIGAGNVTKLANQVIVALNIAAMSEALTLATKAGVNPDLVFQAIRGGLAGSTVLEAKAPMVMDRNFKPGFRIDLHIKDLANALDTSHGVGAQLPLTAAVMEMMQALRADGMGTSDHSALACYYEKLAKVEVTR from the coding sequence ATGACGATTAAAGTCGGTTTCATTGGCCTCGGCATCATGGGTAAACCCATGAGTAAAAACCTCATCAAAGCTGGTTACTCACTGGTGGTCGTCGACCGCAACAGTGACGCGGTGGGCGAGCTTGTTGCCGCCGGAGCAGAAACCGCGAGCAATGCCAAAGCCATCGCCGAGCAGTGTGATGTCATCATCACCATGCTGCCGAACTCGCCGCATGTCAAAGAGGTGGCGCTGGGTGAAGGCGGCATTATTGAAGGGGCGAGAGCGGGCACGGTGCTGATCGACATGAGCTCCATTGCGCCGTTGGCAAGCCGTGAAATCAGCGAAGCGCTGAAAGCGAAAGGCGTGGAGATGCTGGATGCGCCGGTCAGTGGCGGCGAACCGAAAGCGATCGACGGCACGCTCTCCGTGATGGTTGGCGGCGATAAAGCGGTGTTTGATAAGCACTACGACCTGATGAAAGCGATGGCGGGATCGGTGGTGCATACCGGTGATATTGGCGCGGGGAACGTCACCAAACTGGCAAACCAGGTGATTGTGGCGCTTAACATTGCCGCGATGTCGGAAGCCTTAACCCTGGCGACCAAAGCGGGCGTTAACCCGGATCTGGTCTTCCAGGCGATCCGCGGCGGCCTTGCGGGCAGCACGGTGCTGGAGGCGAAAGCGCCGATGGTGATGGATCGCAACTTTAAACCGGGTTTTCGGATCGATCTGCATATCAAAGATCTGGCAAATGCGCTGGATACCTCCCACGGCGTGGGCGCGCAGCTGCCGCTGACCGCCGCGGTGATGGAGATGATGCAGGCGCTGCGTGCAGACGGTATGGGCACCTCCGATCACAGCGCGCTGGCGTGCTACTACGAGAAACTGGCGAAAGTCGAAGTCACTCGTTAA
- the garL gene encoding 2-dehydro-3-deoxyglucarate aldolase — protein sequence MTNDIFPNKFKAALAAQQVQIGCWSALGSHISTEVLGLAGFDWLLLDGEHAPNDVLTFVPQLMALKGSVSAPVVRVPTNDAVIIKRLLDIGFYNFLIPFVESEEDALLAVAATRYPPEGIRGVSVSHRANMFGTVPDYFRQSNANISILVQIESQAGVDNLDAILSTDGVDGVFVGPSDLAATLGYLGNAAHPEVQRTIQHIFARAKAHNKPSGILAPVEADARRYLEWGATVVAVGSDLGVFRAATQRLADAFKK from the coding sequence ATGACTAACGATATCTTCCCTAACAAATTCAAGGCCGCGCTGGCCGCGCAGCAGGTTCAGATTGGCTGCTGGTCTGCGCTGGGTAGCCATATCAGCACTGAAGTGCTCGGGCTGGCGGGTTTCGACTGGCTGTTGCTCGACGGCGAACACGCGCCCAATGACGTGCTCACTTTTGTACCGCAGCTGATGGCGCTCAAAGGCAGCGTCAGCGCGCCGGTTGTGCGCGTGCCGACTAACGATGCGGTGATCATTAAGCGCCTGCTCGATATCGGTTTCTATAACTTCCTGATTCCCTTCGTCGAGAGTGAAGAGGATGCGTTGCTGGCCGTAGCGGCGACCCGCTATCCGCCGGAAGGCATTCGCGGCGTCTCCGTATCGCACCGCGCCAATATGTTCGGCACCGTGCCGGACTACTTTCGCCAGTCCAACGCCAATATCTCGATTCTGGTGCAGATAGAGAGCCAGGCGGGCGTCGATAACCTTGACGCGATCCTCTCGACCGACGGCGTGGACGGCGTGTTTGTCGGGCCAAGTGACCTGGCGGCGACGCTCGGTTACCTCGGCAACGCTGCGCACCCGGAAGTGCAGCGCACCATTCAACATATTTTCGCCCGCGCGAAGGCGCACAACAAGCCGAGCGGCATTCTGGCGCCGGTTGAGGCAGACGCGCGTCGTTACCTGGAGTGGGGCGCGACCGTGGTTGCCGTCGGCAGCGATCTGGGCGTATTCCGTGCGGCGACGCAGAGACTCGCCGACGCCTTTAAAAAATAA
- a CDS encoding DoxX family protein: MKKLDDVGFLVARILMPILFIVAGWGKITGYAGTQQYMESMGVPGFFLPLTILLEFGGGLAILFGFLTRTTALFTAGFTLLTAFIFHNNFAEGANSIMFMKNLTIAGGYLLLGITGPGAFSIDRVLNKKW; this comes from the coding sequence ATGAAAAAATTAGACGATGTTGGTTTCCTGGTTGCTCGTATCCTGATGCCAATCCTGTTTATCGTTGCAGGCTGGGGCAAAATCACCGGTTATGCAGGTACTCAGCAATATATGGAATCGATGGGCGTACCGGGCTTCTTTCTGCCGCTGACCATCCTGCTTGAGTTTGGCGGCGGTCTGGCCATTCTGTTCGGCTTCCTGACCCGCACCACGGCGCTGTTCACCGCTGGCTTTACGCTGCTGACGGCGTTTATCTTCCACAACAACTTTGCGGAAGGCGCGAACTCCATTATGTTCATGAAAAACCTGACCATCGCTGGCGGCTACCTGCTGCTGGGCATCACCGGTCCGGGCGCGTTCAGCATCGACCGCGTACTGAATAAAAAGTGGTAA
- a CDS encoding YqjK-like family protein, giving the protein MSSKAERLKRKAQLLSMIQQQRLDLTAGRRDWLEATGAYDRGWNTLLSLRSWALVGSSAMAIWSVRHPNMLVRWARRGFGAWSMWRLVKSTVNAQR; this is encoded by the coding sequence GTGAGCAGCAAAGCCGAACGTCTGAAGCGTAAAGCGCAATTGCTCAGCATGATCCAGCAGCAACGTCTGGATCTCACCGCCGGGCGCCGGGACTGGCTTGAAGCCACCGGCGCTTACGATCGCGGCTGGAACACGCTGTTAAGCCTGCGCTCATGGGCGCTGGTAGGCAGTAGCGCAATGGCTATCTGGAGCGTTCGCCATCCTAATATGCTGGTGCGCTGGGCCAGACGCGGTTTCGGTGCCTGGAGCATGTGGCGGCTGGTGAAATCCACCGTTAATGCGCAGCGCTAA